A portion of the Gasterosteus aculeatus chromosome 12, fGasAcu3.hap1.1, whole genome shotgun sequence genome contains these proteins:
- the LOC120831651 gene encoding rho family-interacting cell polarization regulator 1 isoform X2, whose amino-acid sequence MFTGSTKLPLTKTPQPERLDEVYAALRRGLQSYLQVHQLELDSLGQQTRENKRNGRLGSLYELDKQVKAIERFMRRLEFHHSKVEELYDAYCIQRRLRDGASKMVAAFNTATGSKEARESLSEANKGYRECTEHMCSLESELESQMGEFHVKMKGLAGFARLCAGDQYEVLMRYGRQRWRLRGRVEVSNKQIWDSEDYIFLPLVTELLSIKVTELKSLANHVVVGSVSCEMLDLFCPLPQTLAVDINDLGTVKLNLEVTWSPFDKDDQTCSTSTVSKRLLSNQSPPDTPSMREQVFYSLLKRQGEMENGTVWSNSSESSDDSSSPALAHHAHRLAASNMLPTNLTPQLSFTPHKSSASTPSLSSNQEEDETEAGEAFAPADALPNGHLQTSRSHSPDCAVADRVSVQSADLSESSAELSCSCPDVCPGPPASLIQAQDLSESGVPQVCILAGEKRESSEDLSVKAGQTEAETQESAAGAAESVQESRPPEEALTVSFPTSSSFNLEVETALESFDFLNCSDLEEEEEQEEDELQPEEREKNEEDGGEDQNKMEEKRVEEEDKDEGNFYSGSDEEADALQILMEAPEGFRNSDEDRFSESQESSVGDVQDLCQMEMPEEPSEEKGDDQRDERS is encoded by the exons ATGTTCACAGGCTCCACAAAACTGCCGCTCACTAAAACGCCGCAGCCGGAGCGGCTGGACGAAGTGTACGCTGCCTTACGCCGAGGCTTACA gTCGTACTTGCAGGTCCACCAGCTGGAGCTGGACAGTTTGGGTCAGCAGACCAGAGAGAACAAGAGGAACGGCCGTTTG GGGTCTTTGTATGAGTTGGATAAG CAAGTGAAAGCGATAGAGAGGTTTATGCGTCGCCTGGAGTTCCACCATAGCAAG GTCGAGGAGCTGTACGATGCTTATTGTATTCAGCGGCGACTGCGTGACGGAGCAAGTAAGATGGTGGCGGCCTTCAACACCGCCACTGGCAGCAAGGAGGCCCGAGAGAGCCTGAGTGAAGCCAACAAGGGCTACAGGGAATGTACTGAG cacaTGTGCTCACTCGAGAGTGAATTAGAAAGCCAGATGGGAGAATTTCATGTCAAGATGAAGG GCCTCGCCGGCTTTGCACGCCTGTGTGCTGGTGACCAGTATGAG GTCCTAATGCGATACGGGCGGCAACGCTGGAGGCTACGAGGCCGCGTGGAAGTCAGCAACAAGCAGATTTGGGACAGTGAAGATTACATCTTCCTGCCTCTTGTCACAGAACTGCTGTCAATCAAG GTGACGGAGCTGAAGAGCCTGGCCAATCACGTGGTGGTGGGCAGCGTTTCCTGTGAAATGCTCGACCTGTTCTGTCCGCTTCCCCAGACGCTCGCCGTGGACATCAACGACCTGGGGACGGTGAAGCTGAACCTAGAGGTCACCTGGAG tccaTTTGATAAGGACGACCAGACGTGCTCCACCAGTACAGTTTCAAAGCGGCTGCTGTCCAATCAGAGCCCTCCAGACACGCCCTCCATGCGGGAGCAGGTGTTTTAT TCTCTGCTAAAACGACAGGGCGAGATGGAGAACGGGACCGTCTGGTCCAACTCCTCCGAATCCTCCGACGACTCGTCCAGTCCGGCCTTGGCCCACCACGCTCACCGGCTGGCGGCCTCCAACATGCTGCCGACCAATCTCACCCCTCAGCTGTCCTTCACGCCGCACAAGTCCAGCGCGTCGACGCCGTCGCTCTCCTCCAACCAAGAGGAAGACGAGACGGAAGCCGGGGAGGCTTTTGCTCCGGCGGACGCGTTGCCCAACGGCCATCTGCAGACTTCCCGCTCTCATAGCCCGGACTGCGCCGTGGCCGATCGAGTGTCTGTGCAATCGGCTGACCTCTCCGAGtcctcagctgagctgagctgCTCGTGCCCCGACGTTTGCCCCGGACCTCCCGCGTCGCTGATCCAAGCGCAGGATTTGTCCGAAAGTGGAGTCCCACAAGTTTGCATTTTAGcgggggagaaaagagaatcGTCGGAGGATTTGTCAGTAAAGGCCGGACAGACTGAAGCAGAAACACAGGAGAGCGCCGCCGGAGCAGCAGAGTCCGTCCAGGAGTCAAGACCACCAGAGGAGGCTCTGACG GTTTCTTTCCCCACGTCTTCTAGCTTCAACCTGGAAGTCGAGACGGCTCTTGAAAGTTTCGACTTCCTCAACTGCTCCGAtcttgaggaggaggaagaacaagagGAAGACGAGTTACAGccggaagagagagaaaaaaatgaggaggacggcggggaagaccaaaacaaaatggaggaaaaaagagTGGAGGAAGAAGATAAGGATGAAGGAAACTTTTACTCTGGAAG CGACGAGGAGGCCGACGCTCTGCAGATTCTCATGGAAGCCCCGGAAGGATTCAGAAACTCGGATGAAGATCGTTTCTCTGAATCACAG gAGTCGAGTGTTGGTGACGTGCAGGATTTGTGTCAGATGGAGATGCCCGAGGAGCCCAGCGAGGAAAAGGGAGACGACCAACGCGATGAGAGGAGTTAG
- the LOC120832113 gene encoding uncharacterized protein LOC120832113 isoform X2 codes for MELPLGGPALRHYTHSRPRPHRQKLNHRPSKPQETIIESDNEVLELMGRVDEGVEEFFTKRVLPTDTPENQDEESITVHEVAPASSVPCPPPTKTLRRKLGDFFTLKKRRGLKSETSQDGRPKKTSIADLIRPLREVTRAEKEKDKDRVKEHDKENEKEKAKEHPGAVSGESAVQETPGAQLRGEVVPPRRALREGKSQSLILLSGSSAAAAGTANARNTSKKQLEGQHSFEQKLHLMLQRIGVSKAQPGGTQNQEGEMKKAESEGTIIESKPEPPPTFTKPRTMSASSDTRHQIRSSVSAHESAGKPALLPKPVIKPGPPRSTSGRNTPENELAQIQEGESNTPTKLSPKAASPAPAAPALTAPTTPTVPTTAKPVTDSTRCTSTVPLSDTDMGTDSVDPSVAATTPTNVPEPDSEPPVLEANGTTPELPTSTFPTTLSSTTTPTEPPATVSVSESIAPCLSVTSTLETISAPGNESSVSTTSTNLSTKLTFPEPNGVLLVDAAPAACGDAAISAIPTASSPSASMSEMPPCVSSTVTSVTGARKDATSSVTSVTETTSPPPSPYITTVVSPVASITSSSILTPSALPPTISTSSITITSPTTSDCMNSLSTSTIPHPASPSPAETSVPSTSTSETNPTDTTSTATSLYRADTTSTTSSANAAAICSPLMTDSDPLFTYDANTTLPPTIDNLSAAAHHLTSPALSSDNTNQDLQTSREERPSVEPAENGTDEKVKMVQKSKQSEMDECKKVVDGGKENKNENEKAVLTANAEVRLQEERDENVTPDEDTMKSVGTVEPASGKDGELCRNKEEIEGQKQEQGEE; via the exons ATGGAGCTGCCGTTGGGCGGACCAGCGCTCAGGCACTACACCCATAGCAGACCGAGACCTCACCGACAAAAACTGAACCATCGTCCCAGCAAACCACAG GAGACAATAATTGAGAGTGACAATGAAGTCCTTGAGCTCATGGGGAGAGTGGATGAAGGAGTTGAAGAGTTCTTTACCAAGAGAGTACTTCCTACTGATACACC GGAAAATCAAGATGAGGAATCTATCACAGTGCACGAAGTGGCCCCTGCAAGCTCGGTTCCCTGTCCTCCCCCGACAAAAACCCTCAGGAGGAAGCTCGGTGATTTCTTTACACTCAAAAAGAGACGAGGTCTGAAATCCGAAACCAGTCAGGACGGGCGACCAAAAAAGACCTCCATCGCTGATCTCATCCGCCCGCTCAGGGAAGTCACCAGagctgagaaagaaaaggatAAGGACCGCGTCAAGGAACACGACAAGgaaaatgaaaaggagaaagcCAAAGAACATCCCGGTGCTGTTTCTGGAGAGTCGGCTGTTCAGGAGACCCCTGGTGCTCAGCTGAGGGGTGAAGTGGTGCCTCCCCGTCGAGCTCTAAGAGAGGGAAAGTCCCAGTCTCTCATCTTGCTGTCTggatcatcagcagcagcagcagggacggCCAATGCAAGAAACACTTCAAAG AAACAGCTCGAAGGCCAACACAGCTTTGAACAGAAACTCCATCTCATGCTTCAACGTATTGGAGTTTCCAAAGCCCAGCCAGGGGGGACGCAG AAtcaggagggagagatgaaaaAAGCAGAGTCTGAAG GTACTATCATTGAAAGCAAACCTGAGCCACCTCCTACTTTCACAAAACCTCGAACGATGTCTGCGTCCTCAG ATACAAGGCATCAAATTCGCTCAAGTGTTTCGGCACACGAGTCCGCTGGGAAACCCGCTTTGCTCCCAAAGCCCGTCATCAAACCGGGTCCGCCCCGCTCAACATCTGGTCGCAACACACCTGAGAATGAGTTAGCCCAAATACAGGAAGGAGAGTCAAACACACCCACTAAACTGAGCCCAAAAGCAGCTTCACCTGCACCTGCTGCTCCCGCACTCACTGCCCCCACCACTCCCACTGTACCGACGACCGCAAAGCCAGTCACCGACTCAACCCGATGTACAAGTACTGTTCCTCTCTCTGATACAGACATGGGCACCGACTCTGTCGACCCCAGTGTAGCAGCTACGACCCCCACCAATGTACCGGAGCCTGACAGCGAGCCTCCAGTCCTTGAAGCTAATGGTACTACCCCTGAACTGCCCACCTCCACCTTTCCAACAACCCTTTCGAGCACTACTACACCCACAGAGCCCCCCGCCACTGTTTCTGTTTCCGAGTCCATCGCCCCATGTCTCTCTGTCACCTCCACGTTGGAGACAATTTCTGCTCCCGGCAATGAAAGTTCAGTTTCCACAACATCAACAAATCTGTCAACTAAATTGACTTTCCCAGAGCCAAATGGTGTCCTCCTGGTCGACGCTGCTCCGGCTGCTTGTGGTGATGCAGCTATTTCTGCCATCCCCACAGCTTCTTCACCCTCCGCCAGCATGTCAGAGATGCCCCCATGCGTGTCTTCCACCGTCACTTCAGTAACTGGAGCTCGTAAGGATGCAACTTCCTCTGTAACATCGGTCACTGAAACAACATCTCCACCTCCAAGTCCTTACATTACAACTGTGGTTTCACCCGTCGCCTCCATTACCTCCTCTTCCATTCTGACCCCTTCTGCCCTTCCTCCGACCATCTCCACCTCTTCCATTACAATTACAAGCCCTACAACCAGCGACTGCATGAACTCTCTCTCTACATCCACCATTCCTCACCCAGCCTCACCCAGCCCTGCTGAAACCTCCGTTCCTTCCACTTCAACCAGTGAAACAAACCCCACTGACACCACCTCCACCGCCACCAGTTTATACCGCGCAGATACCACTTCCACCACCAGTTCAGCTAATGCTGCTGCAATTTGCTCTCCACTTATGACTGACTCAGACCCGCTGTTTACCTACGACGCAAACACCACTCTCCCACCCACTATTGATAACTTGAGTGCTGCTGCTCACCATTTGACGAGTCCAGCCCTTTCTAGTGATAATACCAATCAAGATTTGCAGACATCTCGTGAAGAAAGACCCAGTGTAGAACCTGCCGAAAATGGCACAG ATGAAAAGGTTAAGATGGTTCAAAAGAGCAAGCAAAGTGAGATGGATGAGTGCAAGAAAGTTGTCGACGGCGGGAAGGAGAACAAAAACGAAAACGAGAAAGCCGTTCTCACTGCCAACGCTGAAGTTAGGCTACAGGAAGAGCGGGACGAAAATGTGACACCTGACGAAGACACAATGAAATCAGTTGGAACGGTGGAACCTGCATC
- the LOC120832113 gene encoding uncharacterized protein LOC120832113 isoform X1, protein MELPLGGPALRHYTHSRPRPHRQKLNHRPSKPQETIIESDNEVLELMGRVDEGVEEFFTKRVLPTDTPENQDEESITVHEVAPASSVPCPPPTKTLRRKLGDFFTLKKRRGLKSETSQDGRPKKTSIADLIRPLREVTRAEKEKDKDRVKEHDKENEKEKAKEHPGAVSGESAVQETPGAQLRGEVVPPRRALREGKSQSLILLSGSSAAAAGTANARNTSKKQLEGQHSFEQKLHLMLQRIGVSKAQPGGTQNQEGEMKKAESEGTIIESKPEPPPTFTKPRTMSASSDTRHQIRSSVSAHESAGKPALLPKPVIKPGPPRSTSGRNTPENELAQIQEGESNTPTKLSPKAASPAPAAPALTAPTTPTVPTTAKPVTDSTRCTSTVPLSDTDMGTDSVDPSVAATTPTNVPEPDSEPPVLEANGTTPELPTSTFPTTLSSTTTPTEPPATVSVSESIAPCLSVTSTLETISAPGNESSVSTTSTNLSTKLTFPEPNGVLLVDAAPAACGDAAISAIPTASSPSASMSEMPPCVSSTVTSVTGARKDATSSVTSVTETTSPPPSPYITTVVSPVASITSSSILTPSALPPTISTSSITITSPTTSDCMNSLSTSTIPHPASPSPAETSVPSTSTSETNPTDTTSTATSLYRADTTSTTSSANAAAICSPLMTDSDPLFTYDANTTLPPTIDNLSAAAHHLTSPALSSDNTNQDLQTSREERPSVEPAENGTADEKVKMVQKSKQSEMDECKKVVDGGKENKNENEKAVLTANAEVRLQEERDENVTPDEDTMKSVGTVEPASGKDGELCRNKEEIEGQKQEQGEE, encoded by the exons ATGGAGCTGCCGTTGGGCGGACCAGCGCTCAGGCACTACACCCATAGCAGACCGAGACCTCACCGACAAAAACTGAACCATCGTCCCAGCAAACCACAG GAGACAATAATTGAGAGTGACAATGAAGTCCTTGAGCTCATGGGGAGAGTGGATGAAGGAGTTGAAGAGTTCTTTACCAAGAGAGTACTTCCTACTGATACACC GGAAAATCAAGATGAGGAATCTATCACAGTGCACGAAGTGGCCCCTGCAAGCTCGGTTCCCTGTCCTCCCCCGACAAAAACCCTCAGGAGGAAGCTCGGTGATTTCTTTACACTCAAAAAGAGACGAGGTCTGAAATCCGAAACCAGTCAGGACGGGCGACCAAAAAAGACCTCCATCGCTGATCTCATCCGCCCGCTCAGGGAAGTCACCAGagctgagaaagaaaaggatAAGGACCGCGTCAAGGAACACGACAAGgaaaatgaaaaggagaaagcCAAAGAACATCCCGGTGCTGTTTCTGGAGAGTCGGCTGTTCAGGAGACCCCTGGTGCTCAGCTGAGGGGTGAAGTGGTGCCTCCCCGTCGAGCTCTAAGAGAGGGAAAGTCCCAGTCTCTCATCTTGCTGTCTggatcatcagcagcagcagcagggacggCCAATGCAAGAAACACTTCAAAG AAACAGCTCGAAGGCCAACACAGCTTTGAACAGAAACTCCATCTCATGCTTCAACGTATTGGAGTTTCCAAAGCCCAGCCAGGGGGGACGCAG AAtcaggagggagagatgaaaaAAGCAGAGTCTGAAG GTACTATCATTGAAAGCAAACCTGAGCCACCTCCTACTTTCACAAAACCTCGAACGATGTCTGCGTCCTCAG ATACAAGGCATCAAATTCGCTCAAGTGTTTCGGCACACGAGTCCGCTGGGAAACCCGCTTTGCTCCCAAAGCCCGTCATCAAACCGGGTCCGCCCCGCTCAACATCTGGTCGCAACACACCTGAGAATGAGTTAGCCCAAATACAGGAAGGAGAGTCAAACACACCCACTAAACTGAGCCCAAAAGCAGCTTCACCTGCACCTGCTGCTCCCGCACTCACTGCCCCCACCACTCCCACTGTACCGACGACCGCAAAGCCAGTCACCGACTCAACCCGATGTACAAGTACTGTTCCTCTCTCTGATACAGACATGGGCACCGACTCTGTCGACCCCAGTGTAGCAGCTACGACCCCCACCAATGTACCGGAGCCTGACAGCGAGCCTCCAGTCCTTGAAGCTAATGGTACTACCCCTGAACTGCCCACCTCCACCTTTCCAACAACCCTTTCGAGCACTACTACACCCACAGAGCCCCCCGCCACTGTTTCTGTTTCCGAGTCCATCGCCCCATGTCTCTCTGTCACCTCCACGTTGGAGACAATTTCTGCTCCCGGCAATGAAAGTTCAGTTTCCACAACATCAACAAATCTGTCAACTAAATTGACTTTCCCAGAGCCAAATGGTGTCCTCCTGGTCGACGCTGCTCCGGCTGCTTGTGGTGATGCAGCTATTTCTGCCATCCCCACAGCTTCTTCACCCTCCGCCAGCATGTCAGAGATGCCCCCATGCGTGTCTTCCACCGTCACTTCAGTAACTGGAGCTCGTAAGGATGCAACTTCCTCTGTAACATCGGTCACTGAAACAACATCTCCACCTCCAAGTCCTTACATTACAACTGTGGTTTCACCCGTCGCCTCCATTACCTCCTCTTCCATTCTGACCCCTTCTGCCCTTCCTCCGACCATCTCCACCTCTTCCATTACAATTACAAGCCCTACAACCAGCGACTGCATGAACTCTCTCTCTACATCCACCATTCCTCACCCAGCCTCACCCAGCCCTGCTGAAACCTCCGTTCCTTCCACTTCAACCAGTGAAACAAACCCCACTGACACCACCTCCACCGCCACCAGTTTATACCGCGCAGATACCACTTCCACCACCAGTTCAGCTAATGCTGCTGCAATTTGCTCTCCACTTATGACTGACTCAGACCCGCTGTTTACCTACGACGCAAACACCACTCTCCCACCCACTATTGATAACTTGAGTGCTGCTGCTCACCATTTGACGAGTCCAGCCCTTTCTAGTGATAATACCAATCAAGATTTGCAGACATCTCGTGAAGAAAGACCCAGTGTAGAACCTGCCGAAAATGGCACAG CAGATGAAAAGGTTAAGATGGTTCAAAAGAGCAAGCAAAGTGAGATGGATGAGTGCAAGAAAGTTGTCGACGGCGGGAAGGAGAACAAAAACGAAAACGAGAAAGCCGTTCTCACTGCCAACGCTGAAGTTAGGCTACAGGAAGAGCGGGACGAAAATGTGACACCTGACGAAGACACAATGAAATCAGTTGGAACGGTGGAACCTGCATC
- the LOC120834544 gene encoding transcriptional repressor CTCF, with protein MEGEVVSMETTQVADGKVQQDGGEGLIQGAVIATHGEVVDDMGMVVMDALDPTLLQMKTEVLEGGGTVTVTGGDEGQIITLQVVNMEEQTGAALGLGQLQLVQVPVTRATVEGLQATYVDASTANKDADPVICHTLPLPEGFQVVKVGANGEVETVEQEEMEADHDELLEVRGEEEEGAEEEEEPAEVEATVPLEEDPEWSKDPDYQPISSLRNKGKKGKKSRLRYGEGNRDMDVSVYDFEEEQQEGMLSEVNAEKVVGNMKPPKPTKIKKKGVKKTFQCELCSYTCPRRSNLDRHMKSHTDERPHKCHLCGRAFRTVTLLRNHLNTHTGTRPHKCTDCDMAFVTSGELVRHRRYKHTHEKPFKCSMCDYCSVEVSKLKRHIRSHTGERPFQCSLCSYASRDTYKLKRHMRTHSGEKPYECYICHARFTQSGTMKMHILQKHTENVAKFHCPHCDTVIARKSDLGVHLRKQHSFLEKGKKCRYCDAVFHERYALIQHQKTHKNEKRFKCEQCDYCCRQERHMVMHKRTHTGEKPFACSQCDKTFRQKQLLDMHFKRYHDPNFVPTAFVCSKCNKTFTRRNTMLRHTENCSGEIEEENGTPAPKKARRGRKRKMQTRRDDDDTEDELDEVEEEEELSELEVEQDPPVVPIPAPVEPPVKRKRGRPPKNKPNTAAIIRVEDEVTGEVDDIIVKKEVGVDRDDQEEATDGAVEEVVVGEGKSTIQLEELPQEAVAAPEVSEAPPNGDLTPEMILSMMDR; from the exons ATGGAGGGAGAGgttgtttccatggagaccaCACAAGTTGCTGATGGAAAGGTCCAGCAGGACGGTGGAGAGGGTTTGATACAAGGGGCCGTCATAGCTACACATGGGGAGGTGGTCGACGACATGGGGATGGTGGTGATGGACGCTCTTGATCCGACTCTGCTGCAAATGAAGACGGAGGTGCTGGAGGGCGGCGGCACAGTGACTGTTACTGGCGGAGATGAGGGACAGATCATCACGCTGCAG GTGGTAAACATGGAGGAGCAGACCGGAGCAGCGTTGGGTCTTGGTCAGCTTCAGCTGGTGCAGGTACCTGTCACAAGGGCAACTGTTGAGGGGCTTCAAGCCACCTATGTGGATGCATCAACTGCTAACAAGGACGCAGATCCGGTTATCTGTCACACTCTTCCCTTGCCTGAGGGCTTCCAG GTGGTAAAAGTGGGTGCCAATGGTGAAGTTGAGACTGTAGAgcaagaggagatggaggcagaCCACGACGAGCTTCTAGAGgtgaggggtgaggaggaggagggggcggaagaggaagaagagccagCAGAAGTAGAAGCCACTGTGCCTCTAGAAGAAGACCCAGAATGGTCTAAAGACCCAGACTACCAGCCCATCAGCAGTCTAcggaataaagggaagaaaggaaagaagagcCGCCTGCGCTATGGAGAGGGCAATCGTGACATGGATGTTTCCGTGTACGACTttgaagaagagcagcaggaggggatGCTGTCAGAAGTGAATGCTGAGAAGGTTGTGGGCAACATGAAGCCACCAAAGCCCACCAAGATcaagaaaaaag GTGTGAAGAAGACTTTCCAGTGCGAGTTGTGTAGCTACACCTGTCCTCGGCGCTCCAACCTTGACCGACACATGAAGAGCCACACAGATGAGCGACCGCATAAATGTCACTTGTGTGGACGAGCATTTCGAACTGTCACACTGCTGAGAAACCAcctcaatacacacacag GCACTAGGCCACACAAGTGTACAGATTGTGACATGGCGTTTGTGACCAGCGGTGAGTTGGTGCGTCACCGTCgctacaaacacacgcacgagAAGCCCTTCAAGTGCTCCATGTGTGACTATTGCAGCGTGGAG GTGAGTAAGTTGAAGAGGCACATTCGCTCTCACACTGGGGAGCGACCCTTCCAGTGCAGTCTGTGCAGCTATGCTAGCAGAGACACTTACAAGCTGAAGAGGCACATGAGGACGCACTCGG GTGAAAAGCCGTACGAGTGCTACATCTGCCATGCCCGCTTCACACAAAGCGGCACCATGAAGATGCATattctgcagaaacacacagagaacGTGGCCAAGTTCCACTGCCCACACTGTGATACTGTCATCGCACGCAAAAGTGACCTGG GTGTTCACCTGCGGAAGCAGCACTCGTTTCTTGAGAAGGGAAAGAAATGCCGTTACTGCGACGCTGTGTTTCACGAGCGTTACGCTCTCATCCAACACCAGAAGACCCACAAGAACGAGAAACGCTTCAAGTGTGAGCAGTGTGACTACTGCTGCAGACAG GAGCGCCACATGGTAATGCACAAGCGTACCCACACTGGGGAGAAGCCGTTTGCCTGCAGTCAGTGTGATAAAACCTTTAGGCAGAAGCAGCTCCTGGACATGCACTTCAAGCGCTACCACGATCCCAACTTTGTGCCAACGGCCTTCGTTTGCAGCAAGTGCAACAAGACGTTCACCCGCAGG AACACCATGCTTCGCCATACCGAAAACTGCTCGGGTGAGATTGAAGAAGAGAATGGAACTCCTGCCCCCAAAAAGGCTCGTCggggcaggaagaggaagatgcagACCAGGAGGGACGATGATGATACAG AAGATGAGCTGGATGAggtagaggaggaagaggagctgagtGAGCTTGAGGTGGAACAGGACCCACCAGTTGTCCCTATACCGGCCCCCGTGGAGCCACCAGTCAAGAGGAAACGTGGACGGCCCCCAAAGAATAAGCCAAACA CGGCTGCCATCATCCGCGTGGAGGACGAGGTCACTGGAGAAGTGGATGACATAATCGTGAAGAAGGAGGTTGGAGTCGATCGCGATGACCAGGAGGAGGCCACTGATGGGGCTGTAGAGGAGGTTGTGGTCGGTGAAGGGAAATCCACCATCCAGCTGGAGGAGTTGCCCCAGGAAGCGGTGGCGGCACCAGAGGTGTCTGAGGCCCCACCGAATGGAGACCTCACTCCCGAGATGATCCTGAGCATGATGGACCGGTGA
- the LOC120831651 gene encoding rho family-interacting cell polarization regulator 1 isoform X1: MFTGSTKLPLTKTPQPERLDEVYAALRRGLQSYLQVHQLELDSLGQQTRENKRNGRLGSLYELDKQVKAIERFMRRLEFHHSKVEELYDAYCIQRRLRDGASKMVAAFNTATGSKEARESLSEANKGYRECTEHMCSLESELESQMGEFHVKMKGLAGFARLCAGDQYEVLMRYGRQRWRLRGRVEVSNKQIWDSEDYIFLPLVTELLSIKVTELKSLANHVVVGSVSCEMLDLFCPLPQTLAVDINDLGTVKLNLEVTWSPFDKDDQTCSTSTVSKRLLSNQSPPDTPSMREQVFYSLLKRQGEMENGTVWSNSSESSDDSSSPALAHHAHRLAASNMLPTNLTPQLSFTPHKSSASTPSLSSNQEEDETEAGEAFAPADALPNGHLQTSRSHSPDCAVADRVSVQSADLSESSAELSCSCPDVCPGPPASLIQAQDLSESGVPQVCILAGEKRESSEDLSVKAGQTEAETQESAAGAAESVQESRPPEEALTVSFPTSSSFNLEVETALESFDFLNCSDLEEEEEQEEDELQPEEREKNEEDGGEDQNKMEEKRVEEEDKDEGNFYSGSARLFSAATRRPTLCRFSWKPRKDSETRMKIVSLNHRSRVLVTCRICVRWRCPRSPARKRETTNAMRGVSSVN, translated from the exons ATGTTCACAGGCTCCACAAAACTGCCGCTCACTAAAACGCCGCAGCCGGAGCGGCTGGACGAAGTGTACGCTGCCTTACGCCGAGGCTTACA gTCGTACTTGCAGGTCCACCAGCTGGAGCTGGACAGTTTGGGTCAGCAGACCAGAGAGAACAAGAGGAACGGCCGTTTG GGGTCTTTGTATGAGTTGGATAAG CAAGTGAAAGCGATAGAGAGGTTTATGCGTCGCCTGGAGTTCCACCATAGCAAG GTCGAGGAGCTGTACGATGCTTATTGTATTCAGCGGCGACTGCGTGACGGAGCAAGTAAGATGGTGGCGGCCTTCAACACCGCCACTGGCAGCAAGGAGGCCCGAGAGAGCCTGAGTGAAGCCAACAAGGGCTACAGGGAATGTACTGAG cacaTGTGCTCACTCGAGAGTGAATTAGAAAGCCAGATGGGAGAATTTCATGTCAAGATGAAGG GCCTCGCCGGCTTTGCACGCCTGTGTGCTGGTGACCAGTATGAG GTCCTAATGCGATACGGGCGGCAACGCTGGAGGCTACGAGGCCGCGTGGAAGTCAGCAACAAGCAGATTTGGGACAGTGAAGATTACATCTTCCTGCCTCTTGTCACAGAACTGCTGTCAATCAAG GTGACGGAGCTGAAGAGCCTGGCCAATCACGTGGTGGTGGGCAGCGTTTCCTGTGAAATGCTCGACCTGTTCTGTCCGCTTCCCCAGACGCTCGCCGTGGACATCAACGACCTGGGGACGGTGAAGCTGAACCTAGAGGTCACCTGGAG tccaTTTGATAAGGACGACCAGACGTGCTCCACCAGTACAGTTTCAAAGCGGCTGCTGTCCAATCAGAGCCCTCCAGACACGCCCTCCATGCGGGAGCAGGTGTTTTAT TCTCTGCTAAAACGACAGGGCGAGATGGAGAACGGGACCGTCTGGTCCAACTCCTCCGAATCCTCCGACGACTCGTCCAGTCCGGCCTTGGCCCACCACGCTCACCGGCTGGCGGCCTCCAACATGCTGCCGACCAATCTCACCCCTCAGCTGTCCTTCACGCCGCACAAGTCCAGCGCGTCGACGCCGTCGCTCTCCTCCAACCAAGAGGAAGACGAGACGGAAGCCGGGGAGGCTTTTGCTCCGGCGGACGCGTTGCCCAACGGCCATCTGCAGACTTCCCGCTCTCATAGCCCGGACTGCGCCGTGGCCGATCGAGTGTCTGTGCAATCGGCTGACCTCTCCGAGtcctcagctgagctgagctgCTCGTGCCCCGACGTTTGCCCCGGACCTCCCGCGTCGCTGATCCAAGCGCAGGATTTGTCCGAAAGTGGAGTCCCACAAGTTTGCATTTTAGcgggggagaaaagagaatcGTCGGAGGATTTGTCAGTAAAGGCCGGACAGACTGAAGCAGAAACACAGGAGAGCGCCGCCGGAGCAGCAGAGTCCGTCCAGGAGTCAAGACCACCAGAGGAGGCTCTGACG GTTTCTTTCCCCACGTCTTCTAGCTTCAACCTGGAAGTCGAGACGGCTCTTGAAAGTTTCGACTTCCTCAACTGCTCCGAtcttgaggaggaggaagaacaagagGAAGACGAGTTACAGccggaagagagagaaaaaaatgaggaggacggcggggaagaccaaaacaaaatggaggaaaaaagagTGGAGGAAGAAGATAAGGATGAAGGAAACTTTTACTCTGGAAG TGCGCGTCTCTTCTCTGCAGCGACGAGGAGGCCGACGCTCTGCAGATTCTCATGGAAGCCCCGGAAGGATTCAGAAACTCGGATGAAGATCGTTTCTCTGAATCACAG gAGTCGAGTGTTGGTGACGTGCAGGATTTGTGTCAGATGGAGATGCCCGAGGAGCCCAGCGAGGAAAAGGGAGACGACCAACGCGATGAGAGGAGTTAGTTCCGTGAACTGA